One genomic segment of Styela clava chromosome 3, kaStyClav1.hap1.2, whole genome shotgun sequence includes these proteins:
- the LOC120342897 gene encoding uncharacterized protein LOC120342897 isoform X2, which translates to MQRRKRFVGIEAGDTFSCFEDLKKTIDRVQDESEILLYMRDSVTLKGAVKKRPRVARLANPDLVYHSILYICVFGRRDSQKAKTTGRSVLPEILKKNPEKCKAEIRIGLSDDFQLLEVRRICDVHNHDVSKKTFSVISEHRTLHSCSPKYRLLNAKHKKKRVRPVRQASSRVSSIGNNRLVQYIDDVEQAISTLQAPSTSNHNGHDMETSNNKRSEKRKHTDAMPSSMKRPSKMRNKKIYDRPSYDYFSMMNGDLLGDNDEDDDDEEEENDFVDLLTVKKQLSKRVEFKKLVEKFYEVNGAITEVYEERMKPQAIYFQTIEMRKMFAAYPEVFIIDASHKIEIMGLTLYVVMNTDGNGQAAIVSLWFVTQENEDNLLYLIKQFKEYNPGWEQITVAVCGKEFRNRNLLMSHLPNAESFISYFHAMRNFRREIYSEKDNGFECVEEKHACLKIMKKMILAKNQEVYSFHFERLKLYAPAELFAYFMNNWHTVQDEWVDGLKCPFAYFLDQKNNRLDAINQIVKSLCDNFQTVPKFFHDLLRSIGSLQLERKQRALTVPVKGPVITSEFHIAEMQYKNLLTTYAFSFVKRQLHFFPKVKIDSSLNDEVSTIKSPKYGVLVTSISSCPCVFNTVTGLPCSHIFAVRKDKGVSTYDSSICRERWTWHYLRRTQDLPEEESNLVPDALFGYGETPPSTPYADSAMNEVIEESPSEADEAPFVPSYASFTSKDNVIIETTDLLNEDDQEEINVLQQIMKMRKESSDERHKTGYFDPTSVGLQETV; encoded by the exons ATGCAACGACGAAAAAGGTTTGTTGGGATAGAGGCTGGAGACACTTTCAGTTGTTTTGAAGACCTTAAAAAAACTATCGATAGAGTCCAGGATGaatctgaaatacttctttaCATGCGGGATTCTGTGACATTGAAAGGAGCCGTGAAAAAACGACCAAGAGTTGCGCGTTTGGCGAATCCTGATCTTGTCTACCACAGTATCCTTTATATTTGTGTGTTTGGAAGGCGAGATTCCCAAAAAGCAAAAACCACTGGGCG GTCAGTTCTTCCGGAGATCTTGAAAAAAAATCCAGAGAAATGCAAAGCAGAAATAAGAATTGGTCTTTCTGATGATTTCCAGTTGCTTGAGGTTCGAAGAATATGCGATGTACACAATCATGATGTTTCTAAG aaaacatTTAGTGTAATATCAGAACACAGAACTCTTCATTCATGCTCACCAAAATATAGACTGTTGAATGCCAAGCATAAAAAGAAAAGAGTCAG ACCTGTTCGACAAGCATCCAGCAGAGTATCATCAATTGGAAACAATCGCTTGGTTCAGTATATTGATGATGTAGAGCAAGCCATATCCACTCTACAAGCACCTTCTACCTCTAATCATAATGGACATGACATGGAAACAAGTAACAACAAGAGATCA GAAAAACGAAAACACACTGATGCAATGCCCTCTTCAATGAAACGACCATCCAAAATGAGGAATAAAAAAATCTATGACAGACCTTCATATGATTATTTTTCAATGATGAACGGAGATTTGTTGGGTGATAATGATGAAGACGATGAtgatgaagaagaagaaaatgaCTTTGTCGACTTATTGACTGTGAAAAAGCAACTCAGTAAAAGAGTGGAATTTAAAAAACTTGTGGAAAAATTTTACGAAGTTAATG GCGCCATAACTGAAGTTTATGAGGAACGAATGAAGCCACaagcaatttattttcaaactataGAAATGAGGAAGATGTTTGCAGCTTATCCTGAGGTGTTTATTATCGATGCTAGCCATAAAATTGAGATCATGGGATTGACGCTGTATGTTGTTATGAACACAGATGGCAATGGTCAGGCTGCAATCGTCTCTTTATGGTTTGTTACTCAAGAGAATGAAGATAATTTACTTTACCTCATCAAGCAGTTTAAAGAATACAATCCAGGTTGGGAACAAATTACTGTGGCCGTTTGTGGCAAAGAATTTCGCAACAGAAACCTTTTGATGTCTCATCTTCCCAATGCAGAAtcgtttatctcatattttcacGCAATGAGAAATTTCCGCCGTGAAATTTATTCAGAAAAAGACAACGGTTTTGAATGTGTTGAAGAGAAACATGCATGTCTCAAAATTATGAAGAAAATGATTTTAGCTAAGAATCAAGAAGTTTACTCATTTCACTTTGAGAGGTTGAAATTGTATGCCCCTGCAGAATTGTTTGCGTACTTCATGAATAACTGGCACACAGTACAGGATGAATGGGTCGATGGCCTAAAATGTCCATTTGCCTATTTTCTTGATCAAAAGAACAATAGGCTGGATGCTATTAACCAAATAGTAAAAAGCCTTTGTGATAATTTTCAAACCGTTCCCAAATTTTTCCATGACCTATTGAGGAGCATTGGTTCACTTCAGCTTGAACGAAAACAGAGAGCACTCACCGTTCCTGTTAAAGGTCCTGTTATAACTTCTGAATTTCACATCGCAGAGATGCAATACAAAAACCTTCTTACAACATACGCATTCAGTTTTGTCAAAAGAcaacttcatttttttcccaaGGTGAAAATTGATTCGAGCCTAAACGATGAGGTATCAACGATTAAAAGTCCAAAATATGGTGTGCTAGTTACAAGCATATCCTCTTGCCCATGCGTTTTCAACACTGTGACTGGTCTCCCTTGTTCTCATATTTTTGCTGTTCGGAAAGACAAAGGCGTGTCTACATATGATTCATCAATATGTAGAGAAAGATGGACGTGGCATTATCTCAGACGAACACAAGATTTACCTGAAGAGGAGTCAAATTTGGTACCAGATG CTTTGTTTGGTTATGGCGAAACCCCGCCCAGCACACCATATGCAGATAGTGCAATGAACGAAGTTATTGAAGAATCTCCATCTGAAGCTGATGAAGCTCCATTTGTACCATCTTATGCCTCATTTACTAGTAAAGATAATGTGATAATAGAGACAACTGACCTCCTGAATGAAG ATGACCAAGAAGAAATCAATGTTCTGCAGCAAATAATGAAAATGAGAAAGGAATCGTCTGATGAACGACACAAGACAGGTTATTTTGATCCAACCAGTGTCGGTCTCCAAGAAACtgtttaa
- the LOC120342897 gene encoding uncharacterized protein LOC120342897 isoform X3 has translation MQRRKRFVGIEAGDTFSCFEDLKKTIDRVQDESEILLYMRDSVTLKGAVKKRPRVARLANPDLVYHSILYICVFGRRDSQKAKTTGRRSVLPEILKKNPEKCKAEIRIGLSDDFQLLEVRRICDVHNHDVSKKTFSVISEHRTLHSCSPKYRLLNAKHKKKRVRPVRQASSRVSSIGNNRLVQYIDDVEQAISTLQAPSTSNHNGHDMETSNNKRSEKRKHTDAMPSSMKRPSKMRNKKIYDRPSYDYFSMMNGDLLGDNDEDDDDEEEENDFVDLLTVKKQLSKRVEFKKLVEKFYEVNGAITEVYEERMKPQAIYFQTIEMRKMFAAYPEVFIIDASHKIEIMGLTLYVVMNTDGNGQAAIVSLWFVTQENEDNLLYLIKQFKEYNPGWEQITVAVCGKEFRNRNLLMSHLPNAESFISYFHAMRNFRREIYSEKDNGFECVEEKHACLKIMKKMILAKNQEVYSFHFERLKLYAPAELFAYFMNNWHTVQDEWVDGLKCPFAYFLDQKNNRLDAINQIVKSLCDNFQTVPKFFHDLLRSIGSLQLERKQRALTVPVKGPVITSEFHIAEMQYKNLLTTYAFSFVKRQLHFFPKVKIDSSLNDEVSTIKSPKYGVLVTSISSCPCVFNTVTGLPCSHIFAVRKDKGVSTYDSSICRERWTWHYLRRTQDLPEEESNLVPDALFGYGETPPSTPYADSAMNEVIEESPSEADEAPFVPSYASFTSKDNVIIETTDLLNEGL, from the exons ATGCAACGACGAAAAAGGTTTGTTGGGATAGAGGCTGGAGACACTTTCAGTTGTTTTGAAGACCTTAAAAAAACTATCGATAGAGTCCAGGATGaatctgaaatacttctttaCATGCGGGATTCTGTGACATTGAAAGGAGCCGTGAAAAAACGACCAAGAGTTGCGCGTTTGGCGAATCCTGATCTTGTCTACCACAGTATCCTTTATATTTGTGTGTTTGGAAGGCGAGATTCCCAAAAAGCAAAAACCACTGGGCG TAGGTCAGTTCTTCCGGAGATCTTGAAAAAAAATCCAGAGAAATGCAAAGCAGAAATAAGAATTGGTCTTTCTGATGATTTCCAGTTGCTTGAGGTTCGAAGAATATGCGATGTACACAATCATGATGTTTCTAAG aaaacatTTAGTGTAATATCAGAACACAGAACTCTTCATTCATGCTCACCAAAATATAGACTGTTGAATGCCAAGCATAAAAAGAAAAGAGTCAG ACCTGTTCGACAAGCATCCAGCAGAGTATCATCAATTGGAAACAATCGCTTGGTTCAGTATATTGATGATGTAGAGCAAGCCATATCCACTCTACAAGCACCTTCTACCTCTAATCATAATGGACATGACATGGAAACAAGTAACAACAAGAGATCA GAAAAACGAAAACACACTGATGCAATGCCCTCTTCAATGAAACGACCATCCAAAATGAGGAATAAAAAAATCTATGACAGACCTTCATATGATTATTTTTCAATGATGAACGGAGATTTGTTGGGTGATAATGATGAAGACGATGAtgatgaagaagaagaaaatgaCTTTGTCGACTTATTGACTGTGAAAAAGCAACTCAGTAAAAGAGTGGAATTTAAAAAACTTGTGGAAAAATTTTACGAAGTTAATG GCGCCATAACTGAAGTTTATGAGGAACGAATGAAGCCACaagcaatttattttcaaactataGAAATGAGGAAGATGTTTGCAGCTTATCCTGAGGTGTTTATTATCGATGCTAGCCATAAAATTGAGATCATGGGATTGACGCTGTATGTTGTTATGAACACAGATGGCAATGGTCAGGCTGCAATCGTCTCTTTATGGTTTGTTACTCAAGAGAATGAAGATAATTTACTTTACCTCATCAAGCAGTTTAAAGAATACAATCCAGGTTGGGAACAAATTACTGTGGCCGTTTGTGGCAAAGAATTTCGCAACAGAAACCTTTTGATGTCTCATCTTCCCAATGCAGAAtcgtttatctcatattttcacGCAATGAGAAATTTCCGCCGTGAAATTTATTCAGAAAAAGACAACGGTTTTGAATGTGTTGAAGAGAAACATGCATGTCTCAAAATTATGAAGAAAATGATTTTAGCTAAGAATCAAGAAGTTTACTCATTTCACTTTGAGAGGTTGAAATTGTATGCCCCTGCAGAATTGTTTGCGTACTTCATGAATAACTGGCACACAGTACAGGATGAATGGGTCGATGGCCTAAAATGTCCATTTGCCTATTTTCTTGATCAAAAGAACAATAGGCTGGATGCTATTAACCAAATAGTAAAAAGCCTTTGTGATAATTTTCAAACCGTTCCCAAATTTTTCCATGACCTATTGAGGAGCATTGGTTCACTTCAGCTTGAACGAAAACAGAGAGCACTCACCGTTCCTGTTAAAGGTCCTGTTATAACTTCTGAATTTCACATCGCAGAGATGCAATACAAAAACCTTCTTACAACATACGCATTCAGTTTTGTCAAAAGAcaacttcatttttttcccaaGGTGAAAATTGATTCGAGCCTAAACGATGAGGTATCAACGATTAAAAGTCCAAAATATGGTGTGCTAGTTACAAGCATATCCTCTTGCCCATGCGTTTTCAACACTGTGACTGGTCTCCCTTGTTCTCATATTTTTGCTGTTCGGAAAGACAAAGGCGTGTCTACATATGATTCATCAATATGTAGAGAAAGATGGACGTGGCATTATCTCAGACGAACACAAGATTTACCTGAAGAGGAGTCAAATTTGGTACCAGATG CTTTGTTTGGTTATGGCGAAACCCCGCCCAGCACACCATATGCAGATAGTGCAATGAACGAAGTTATTGAAGAATCTCCATCTGAAGCTGATGAAGCTCCATTTGTACCATCTTATGCCTCATTTACTAGTAAAGATAATGTGATAATAGAGACAACTGACCTCCTGAATGAAGGTCTGTAA
- the LOC120342897 gene encoding uncharacterized protein LOC120342897 isoform X1 yields the protein MQRRKRFVGIEAGDTFSCFEDLKKTIDRVQDESEILLYMRDSVTLKGAVKKRPRVARLANPDLVYHSILYICVFGRRDSQKAKTTGRRSVLPEILKKNPEKCKAEIRIGLSDDFQLLEVRRICDVHNHDVSKKTFSVISEHRTLHSCSPKYRLLNAKHKKKRVRPVRQASSRVSSIGNNRLVQYIDDVEQAISTLQAPSTSNHNGHDMETSNNKRSEKRKHTDAMPSSMKRPSKMRNKKIYDRPSYDYFSMMNGDLLGDNDEDDDDEEEENDFVDLLTVKKQLSKRVEFKKLVEKFYEVNGAITEVYEERMKPQAIYFQTIEMRKMFAAYPEVFIIDASHKIEIMGLTLYVVMNTDGNGQAAIVSLWFVTQENEDNLLYLIKQFKEYNPGWEQITVAVCGKEFRNRNLLMSHLPNAESFISYFHAMRNFRREIYSEKDNGFECVEEKHACLKIMKKMILAKNQEVYSFHFERLKLYAPAELFAYFMNNWHTVQDEWVDGLKCPFAYFLDQKNNRLDAINQIVKSLCDNFQTVPKFFHDLLRSIGSLQLERKQRALTVPVKGPVITSEFHIAEMQYKNLLTTYAFSFVKRQLHFFPKVKIDSSLNDEVSTIKSPKYGVLVTSISSCPCVFNTVTGLPCSHIFAVRKDKGVSTYDSSICRERWTWHYLRRTQDLPEEESNLVPDALFGYGETPPSTPYADSAMNEVIEESPSEADEAPFVPSYASFTSKDNVIIETTDLLNEDDQEEINVLQQIMKMRKESSDERHKTGYFDPTSVGLQETV from the exons ATGCAACGACGAAAAAGGTTTGTTGGGATAGAGGCTGGAGACACTTTCAGTTGTTTTGAAGACCTTAAAAAAACTATCGATAGAGTCCAGGATGaatctgaaatacttctttaCATGCGGGATTCTGTGACATTGAAAGGAGCCGTGAAAAAACGACCAAGAGTTGCGCGTTTGGCGAATCCTGATCTTGTCTACCACAGTATCCTTTATATTTGTGTGTTTGGAAGGCGAGATTCCCAAAAAGCAAAAACCACTGGGCG TAGGTCAGTTCTTCCGGAGATCTTGAAAAAAAATCCAGAGAAATGCAAAGCAGAAATAAGAATTGGTCTTTCTGATGATTTCCAGTTGCTTGAGGTTCGAAGAATATGCGATGTACACAATCATGATGTTTCTAAG aaaacatTTAGTGTAATATCAGAACACAGAACTCTTCATTCATGCTCACCAAAATATAGACTGTTGAATGCCAAGCATAAAAAGAAAAGAGTCAG ACCTGTTCGACAAGCATCCAGCAGAGTATCATCAATTGGAAACAATCGCTTGGTTCAGTATATTGATGATGTAGAGCAAGCCATATCCACTCTACAAGCACCTTCTACCTCTAATCATAATGGACATGACATGGAAACAAGTAACAACAAGAGATCA GAAAAACGAAAACACACTGATGCAATGCCCTCTTCAATGAAACGACCATCCAAAATGAGGAATAAAAAAATCTATGACAGACCTTCATATGATTATTTTTCAATGATGAACGGAGATTTGTTGGGTGATAATGATGAAGACGATGAtgatgaagaagaagaaaatgaCTTTGTCGACTTATTGACTGTGAAAAAGCAACTCAGTAAAAGAGTGGAATTTAAAAAACTTGTGGAAAAATTTTACGAAGTTAATG GCGCCATAACTGAAGTTTATGAGGAACGAATGAAGCCACaagcaatttattttcaaactataGAAATGAGGAAGATGTTTGCAGCTTATCCTGAGGTGTTTATTATCGATGCTAGCCATAAAATTGAGATCATGGGATTGACGCTGTATGTTGTTATGAACACAGATGGCAATGGTCAGGCTGCAATCGTCTCTTTATGGTTTGTTACTCAAGAGAATGAAGATAATTTACTTTACCTCATCAAGCAGTTTAAAGAATACAATCCAGGTTGGGAACAAATTACTGTGGCCGTTTGTGGCAAAGAATTTCGCAACAGAAACCTTTTGATGTCTCATCTTCCCAATGCAGAAtcgtttatctcatattttcacGCAATGAGAAATTTCCGCCGTGAAATTTATTCAGAAAAAGACAACGGTTTTGAATGTGTTGAAGAGAAACATGCATGTCTCAAAATTATGAAGAAAATGATTTTAGCTAAGAATCAAGAAGTTTACTCATTTCACTTTGAGAGGTTGAAATTGTATGCCCCTGCAGAATTGTTTGCGTACTTCATGAATAACTGGCACACAGTACAGGATGAATGGGTCGATGGCCTAAAATGTCCATTTGCCTATTTTCTTGATCAAAAGAACAATAGGCTGGATGCTATTAACCAAATAGTAAAAAGCCTTTGTGATAATTTTCAAACCGTTCCCAAATTTTTCCATGACCTATTGAGGAGCATTGGTTCACTTCAGCTTGAACGAAAACAGAGAGCACTCACCGTTCCTGTTAAAGGTCCTGTTATAACTTCTGAATTTCACATCGCAGAGATGCAATACAAAAACCTTCTTACAACATACGCATTCAGTTTTGTCAAAAGAcaacttcatttttttcccaaGGTGAAAATTGATTCGAGCCTAAACGATGAGGTATCAACGATTAAAAGTCCAAAATATGGTGTGCTAGTTACAAGCATATCCTCTTGCCCATGCGTTTTCAACACTGTGACTGGTCTCCCTTGTTCTCATATTTTTGCTGTTCGGAAAGACAAAGGCGTGTCTACATATGATTCATCAATATGTAGAGAAAGATGGACGTGGCATTATCTCAGACGAACACAAGATTTACCTGAAGAGGAGTCAAATTTGGTACCAGATG CTTTGTTTGGTTATGGCGAAACCCCGCCCAGCACACCATATGCAGATAGTGCAATGAACGAAGTTATTGAAGAATCTCCATCTGAAGCTGATGAAGCTCCATTTGTACCATCTTATGCCTCATTTACTAGTAAAGATAATGTGATAATAGAGACAACTGACCTCCTGAATGAAG ATGACCAAGAAGAAATCAATGTTCTGCAGCAAATAATGAAAATGAGAAAGGAATCGTCTGATGAACGACACAAGACAGGTTATTTTGATCCAACCAGTGTCGGTCTCCAAGAAACtgtttaa